The genomic interval AAGGTCCGAGCAAGAAAGGGCAAGACGCCGATCCCGACAGCGCGACCGTGCAGATGATCGGACGCACGCACTGTGACCGCATCGTCGTGTTTGATGGAAACCGTCGCCAAGCGGGACAGTTCCTCAAGATCCATGTCGACGACGCCAGCAGCCACACTCTGGTCGGCCGCGTTCAAACCGTCGATGTCGTGACAATCGGTATGCCGGGCTGACGCTTTCGGACACCGCTTTAGGCGTTGTCGGTTTTTAACTGAAATACGAATGAAAGTGTGAGCCGTGGGCCGTTAGGCACCGGGCCATTAGCCATCAGCCACTGGGTTGTCCGTTTTGCCCGCCCGCTTACGCGTCGCGGCTCAATCAATTCAAACGGACCGGTCCACGGCCGAGTCATCCCTTTCGAATCACCGCACGACCGCGATACCGAGCTACCAAACCGCCATGACCACCACGTCACCCGACACCAAGATCATCACCCGTCAGTTTCAAAACGGGATGACCGTTTTGATCCAGCCCATGCCTTGGCTGCGAACCGCGGCGTTCTCCGTTTCAGTCGGCGGCGGTTCGCAATGCGAGACGCCACAGCAAGCCGGCTTGGCTTCGCTCGTCTGCGAGATGGTGCAACGCGGTGCCGGGCATTACTCCAGTCGTGATCTGGTCGCGGTCCAAGACAACTTGGGGCTCGATCGCAGCGGTGGTGTCTCCACCGGCACGACCTCCTTCGGTGCCGCAATGCCAGCAGAATCGCTTCTTGATGCGATCGCCTTGTACGCCGACATCCTGCGCCGTCCCCACTTGCCCGCCGATCAACTGCCCGACGCGCAGATGATGATGATCCAAGAATTGCGGGCGATGGAGGATGAACCGACCCAGCGAGTCATGCGGCGACTCCGAGAGCTGCACTACGGCTGGCAACTGGGACACAGCAACCAAGGAACGATCGAGACCCTGCAGTCCTTTGGTCCCGACGACGTGCGTCAGTACTATCAACAACAGTACCACGCCGGCGGCTCCATCCTCTCCGTTGCCGGCAACGTCAATCCCAACGACGTGCTGGACAAAATCGAAGAAGTCTTTGGCGACTGGAAAACGCTGGAG from Stieleria varia carries:
- a CDS encoding M16 family metallopeptidase, translated to MTTTSPDTKIITRQFQNGMTVLIQPMPWLRTAAFSVSVGGGSQCETPQQAGLASLVCEMVQRGAGHYSSRDLVAVQDNLGLDRSGGVSTGTTSFGAAMPAESLLDAIALYADILRRPHLPADQLPDAQMMMIQELRAMEDEPTQRVMRRLRELHYGWQLGHSNQGTIETLQSFGPDDVRQYYQQQYHAGGSILSVAGNVNPNDVLDKIEEVFGDWKTLEVQRDPPAAGQAVYEHMPAETSQTHIGFAFPNIQYGHKDYFRMRAGIGILSDGMSSRLFDRVREKRGLCYTVSASCHSLRNVGGVFGYAGTTPARAQETLDVTLGEIANFTKDLEQSELDRWKVRIESGLIMEQESSSSRASSLANDFYQMGAPMETAELEAIIESLTLSDVKSYWQDHPPADYRIVTSGPEPLNVPTN